One window of Corynebacterium sp. P3-F1 genomic DNA carries:
- a CDS encoding fumarylacetoacetate hydrolase family protein, translating to MRFGRIATPEGMTFAVIDDEATTAKQIAGTPFTDPDYTGKEWAVDDVRLLAPMLPSKVVAIGRNYADHVAEVFKQSAEHLPPTLFLKPPTAVIGPEAPIKIPEFATRVEFEGELALVIGVPCKNVKAEDWKTVVRGVTIVNDVSSRDLQFTDGQWARAKGIDTFCPLGPWIETDLDRFDFDDLPIKAHLTHDGTTETKQDSNSNQMIWKLGKIIEFITSAYTLLPGDVICTGSPAGTAEMVPGDSIEVEIEGLGSLKNPVERA from the coding sequence ATGCGTTTTGGACGAATTGCTACACCTGAGGGAATGACATTCGCGGTCATCGACGATGAAGCGACCACCGCGAAGCAGATTGCGGGAACTCCATTCACGGATCCCGACTACACGGGCAAAGAGTGGGCCGTCGATGACGTACGCCTGCTCGCCCCGATGCTCCCCAGCAAGGTTGTCGCTATCGGCCGTAACTACGCCGACCACGTGGCCGAGGTGTTCAAGCAGTCGGCGGAGCACTTGCCGCCGACCCTCTTTCTCAAGCCGCCGACAGCCGTGATCGGGCCTGAGGCTCCCATCAAGATCCCGGAATTTGCCACCCGCGTGGAATTCGAAGGTGAGCTGGCACTGGTTATCGGCGTTCCGTGCAAGAACGTCAAGGCTGAAGATTGGAAAACCGTGGTGCGGGGCGTGACCATCGTCAACGATGTTTCCTCGCGTGACCTGCAGTTTACTGACGGTCAGTGGGCGCGCGCCAAGGGCATCGACACATTCTGCCCGCTGGGTCCCTGGATTGAGACGGATCTGGACCGATTCGACTTCGACGACCTTCCCATCAAGGCGCACCTCACCCACGATGGAACGACGGAGACCAAGCAGGATTCCAACTCCAACCAGATGATCTGGAAGCTGGGAAAGATCATCGAGTTCATCACGTCGGCGTACACCTTGTTGCCGGGTGATGTCATTTGCACCGGTTCGCCCGCCGGGACCGCCGAGATGGTGCCGGGCGACTCGATCGAGGTTGAGATCGAAGGCCTCGGCTCGCTGAAGAACCCAGTCGAGCGCGCTTAG